The Ignavibacteriales bacterium genome has a window encoding:
- a CDS encoding response regulator transcription factor — MKKTILVVDDEKDIIDLLSYNLNKEGLTVITARNGREALERVKQKPDLIILDVMMPEMNGLQVIQELKKDKKTASIPVLLLTAKGSETDEIVGLEVGADDYIVKPVKIGKIVARVHAVLRRQEQSARKAIPQMDIISIKDLEINVSSYTASIGKQKLVLPRKEFETLVYLIRNRGRVLSRESILNAVWGENIHVVDRTIDVHIRKIREKLGAYSEYVETVSGVGYRFRA; from the coding sequence ATGAAAAAAACAATTCTGGTTGTCGATGATGAAAAAGACATTATCGATCTCTTATCCTATAATCTGAACAAAGAAGGTTTGACGGTTATTACCGCACGCAACGGGCGCGAGGCGCTGGAGCGGGTGAAACAAAAACCGGATTTGATCATTTTAGATGTCATGATGCCGGAAATGAATGGATTGCAGGTCATTCAGGAATTAAAAAAGGATAAGAAGACAGCATCCATTCCCGTGCTGTTGCTTACAGCAAAGGGTTCAGAGACGGACGAAATTGTTGGATTGGAAGTAGGAGCGGATGATTATATCGTCAAGCCGGTAAAAATTGGCAAGATTGTTGCTCGTGTGCATGCGGTACTTCGTAGGCAGGAACAATCTGCCCGGAAAGCAATTCCACAAATGGATATTATCTCTATCAAAGATTTAGAGATTAACGTGTCCAGCTATACAGCAAGCATTGGGAAACAGAAGCTTGTGCTTCCAAGGAAAGAATTTGAGACACTTGTCTATCTTATTCGCAATCGGGGCAGAGTGCTTTCACGGGAATCTATATTGAATGCAGTCTGGGGAGAAAATATCCACGTCGTGGATAGAACGATCGATGTTCACATTAGAAAAATACGCGAGAAACTTGGTGCTTATTCGGAGTATGTCGAAACAGTCTCCGGTGTTGGATATCGATTTAGAGCGTAA
- a CDS encoding carboxypeptidase regulatory-like domain-containing protein: protein MNKFLMILWLCFGSNTVSLLKVLAQEQQTGSVRGKIDIRAILKPDIVSRDMRSHSYGMTPMTHSIESKVNEYANMVVYIESKDLKQEKPKTNAKALMDQRNAEFIPHVLPIQRGTVVDFVNRDNTYHNVFSLSPTKKFNIGRRPTGENVPIQFDKEGIVHVFCDIHSHMYAYILVLDSPYYIQPDEHGNYSIENIPGGVYTLKVWHERFTNRERMITITPGGHIIENFVME, encoded by the coding sequence ATGAATAAATTCTTGATGATTCTATGGCTCTGTTTCGGAAGCAACACTGTTTCCTTGTTGAAGGTTCTGGCACAAGAGCAACAAACAGGGTCTGTGAGAGGCAAGATCGACATTCGAGCAATACTCAAACCTGATATAGTATCACGTGATATGCGATCTCATTCGTATGGAATGACACCGATGACTCATTCTATAGAGTCTAAAGTCAATGAATATGCAAACATGGTCGTTTATATAGAAAGTAAGGATTTGAAGCAAGAGAAACCGAAAACTAATGCAAAAGCTCTTATGGATCAACGGAATGCTGAGTTTATTCCGCATGTTTTGCCTATTCAACGAGGAACGGTGGTCGATTTTGTCAATCGGGACAATACCTATCATAATGTGTTTTCTCTTTCTCCAACAAAAAAATTTAATATCGGGCGGCGTCCCACGGGTGAGAATGTGCCTATTCAGTTTGATAAAGAAGGAATAGTCCATGTCTTTTGCGATATTCATTCTCATATGTATGCGTATATTCTTGTCTTGGACTCACCCTATTATATTCAACCCGATGAACATGGGAATTACTCGATTGAAAACATACCCGGCGGCGTTTACACCCTCAAAGTCTGGCATGAACGGTTCACAAATCGAGAGCGGATGATCACCATTACACCAGGTGGGCATATCATAGAAAATTTTGTTATGGAATGA
- a CDS encoding HAMP domain-containing protein, translating to MAILRNLFTGSLRNRLLISTVALVILIAGSVLMIVDYEIRDLTNTKLQKDFDITYHTFKRFLSLRNETLVKSCLLISELPVLKAQLSTRDPATIKDYILSREESPARLVGVDLFTLTDEKGRVLFRLDRPEKFGDTLAFMPVIRHALEGKDPTPDDISFLIIDEQMYQTVTVPIFQKFVIGTLTLGKRITQEEAKALKSDTHSDITFLRGNRIVASTNSDLAQIDLLRSYMVDMTELDRQISEGKSVQRETILDGENFLCAFVRASNTSDAIYVMAISVDQSLAELRKIEKIILMIGGLSLILAILGAFILAEGITSPLRKLVVGTEQIRAGNYDFHLQIDSKDEIGKLAQSFDEMVLGLKERFMMSKFLSSSTMEMIRKEGDKLHLGGERRNVTVLFSDIRGFTAFSEKVEPEVVIELLSRYLSRQASIVISHNGIIDKYVGDELIAIFEGSEMVDDAVLCAIEIQCAINELNSKNTEDIRVGIGINTGMAIVGNVGGEERMDHTVLGNNMNLGSRLCSIALSGQIIISESSWRSLKSKEVKTRSLEAIVVKGISTPVQTYEVLYHAA from the coding sequence ATGGCTATTCTCCGCAATCTCTTTACAGGATCGCTTCGGAATCGTCTCCTCATTTCGACAGTAGCTCTTGTTATCCTTATCGCCGGTTCAGTGCTGATGATTGTAGACTACGAAATCCGGGATTTAACTAACACAAAGCTGCAGAAGGATTTTGATATTACGTACCACACGTTCAAACGGTTTCTTTCTCTGCGTAATGAGACCCTTGTGAAATCATGTCTGTTGATTTCAGAACTTCCAGTATTAAAAGCGCAGTTATCCACACGAGATCCGGCAACGATCAAAGATTATATTCTTTCACGCGAAGAAAGCCCTGCCAGGCTTGTCGGTGTCGATCTTTTTACACTGACAGATGAAAAAGGCCGGGTACTCTTCCGGCTTGACCGGCCGGAAAAATTCGGAGACACATTGGCGTTCATGCCTGTTATCCGCCATGCGTTGGAAGGTAAAGATCCAACTCCAGATGATATTTCATTCCTCATAATTGACGAGCAGATGTACCAAACGGTCACAGTACCCATCTTTCAAAAATTCGTTATCGGAACGCTGACCCTGGGAAAACGTATTACTCAAGAAGAGGCCAAAGCATTAAAGTCTGATACACACAGCGACATCACATTCCTCCGGGGGAATCGCATTGTTGCATCGACGAATTCGGACCTGGCACAAATTGATCTGCTCCGTTCGTATATGGTGGACATGACTGAACTCGACAGGCAAATCAGCGAGGGAAAGAGTGTTCAGCGTGAAACAATACTGGACGGGGAAAATTTCTTATGCGCTTTCGTCCGTGCATCGAACACCAGCGATGCTATTTATGTGATGGCCATTTCCGTCGATCAATCGCTCGCAGAATTACGGAAGATTGAAAAGATCATCCTGATGATTGGCGGACTTTCTCTGATCCTTGCGATTCTCGGTGCATTTATATTGGCAGAAGGGATCACTTCCCCGTTACGGAAACTTGTTGTCGGCACAGAGCAAATCCGCGCCGGGAATTACGATTTTCACCTGCAGATCGATTCCAAAGACGAGATCGGCAAATTAGCGCAATCGTTCGACGAAATGGTGCTGGGATTAAAAGAACGGTTTATGATGTCGAAATTCCTTTCTTCATCAACGATGGAGATGATCCGAAAGGAAGGCGATAAATTACATTTGGGCGGAGAGCGGCGTAATGTAACCGTGCTCTTTTCAGATATTCGCGGGTTCACTGCATTCTCTGAAAAAGTTGAACCGGAGGTCGTTATTGAATTGTTGAGCAGATATTTAAGCCGACAGGCTTCTATCGTCATCTCTCACAACGGCATTATCGATAAGTATGTCGGTGATGAACTCATTGCCATTTTCGAAGGTTCGGAAATGGTAGACGATGCGGTATTATGCGCTATCGAAATCCAGTGTGCGATCAATGAATTGAATTCAAAGAACACAGAAGACATCCGTGTTGGTATCGGCATTAATACCGGAATGGCTATTGTTGGAAACGTGGGAGGCGAAGAGCGGATGGATCATACAGTGCTCGGCAATAATATGAATCTCGGCAGCAGATTATGTTCAATTGCCCTTTCCGGCCAGATCATAATATCGGAATCATCATGGCGTTCCCTCAAAAGCAAGGAAGTGAAAACGCGCTCACTTGAGGCAATTGTCGTAAAAGGGATCAGCACACCAGTCCAAACGTACGAAGTTCTTTACCACGCTGCATAG
- a CDS encoding linear amide C-N hydrolase translates to MNKRMIIILVQVVLLILFTLTDAYPCTTFVLHQRNRLVFGRNLDWLTGTGLAMVNPRNLEKVALVDSTEKPVRWISKFGSITFNQIGRDLPYGGMNESGLVVEHMTLDKTVYPAKDNRYAIGAFQWIQFQLDNYSTIEEVMSSDTLLRIVDANSKIHFLVCDRFGHTAAIEFLNGKMVCHTGKNLPIQALANSTYDESLICYNKNGDTQSDRSLYNFCTAARQTNHPDYSVDNSTIDYAFRTLNTVAQGLGTKWSIVYDITNMRIYFKVFETPTIAGEMKIFLKQPPYDPITKILDFEGLDFNCSITAKVLNLDCNYEGVVNQYFVNYSTGINKEFIAKAFTFFKGWGLNIVLKDEELDYLAKYPETFKCIVNK, encoded by the coding sequence ATGAATAAACGTATGATTATTATTCTCGTCCAAGTCGTTCTCTTGATATTATTCACTTTAACTGATGCATATCCTTGCACAACTTTTGTCCTTCATCAAAGGAATCGGCTGGTGTTCGGACGCAACCTCGACTGGCTAACCGGAACAGGCTTGGCCATGGTTAATCCAAGGAATCTTGAGAAGGTGGCTCTCGTCGATTCTACAGAAAAGCCGGTCAGATGGATCTCAAAATTCGGCAGTATCACCTTCAATCAGATCGGAAGAGACTTGCCATACGGCGGTATGAACGAAAGCGGACTCGTCGTGGAACACATGACGTTGGATAAGACAGTATATCCTGCCAAAGATAACCGTTATGCGATAGGAGCATTTCAATGGATTCAGTTTCAATTGGATAATTACTCGACAATTGAAGAAGTGATGAGCAGCGATACCTTGTTGAGAATTGTTGACGCCAATTCGAAAATCCATTTTTTAGTCTGTGACCGATTTGGTCATACTGCGGCAATAGAATTCCTCAATGGCAAGATGGTGTGTCATACAGGAAAGAATCTTCCTATTCAGGCTCTGGCAAATAGTACATATGATGAGTCACTGATCTGCTACAACAAGAATGGCGACACCCAGTCTGATCGTTCACTCTATAATTTTTGTACCGCAGCACGTCAAACTAACCATCCCGATTATTCCGTCGATAATTCGACTATTGACTATGCGTTTCGCACTTTAAATACCGTCGCTCAAGGACTAGGTACGAAATGGAGTATTGTCTACGATATCACAAACATGAGAATATACTTCAAGGTTTTTGAAACACCCACGATTGCCGGTGAAATGAAAATATTCTTGAAGCAACCGCCGTATGATCCAATAACGAAGATCCTTGATTTCGAAGGGTTAGATTTCAATTGTTCTATTACGGCGAAAGTACTCAATCTAGATTGTAATTATGAGGGAGTAGTAAATCAGTACTTTGTGAATTATTCCACCGGCATCAATAAGGAATTTATTGCAAAGGCATTTACATTCTTCAAAGGATGGGGACTAAACATTGTCCTGAAAGATGAAGAATTAGACTATCTGGCAAAATATCCCGAAACATTTAAATGCATTGTAAATAAATAA
- a CDS encoding ATP-binding protein, which yields MKIQTKITVTYVLLALLIVVSLGVFTSMRMESYFKERLVGELSYQADLVLFILQKDTTYSFPQIDQQVKLIGGLEHLRITLIDVQGNILADSDIPFPDITGVKNHLDRPEVQDAKQYGIGHDIRHSTTVGHDFLYMAKLVKKSPKRTSFETLQYIRLSVPLENVQDQINSIRSIVIVVGLGVLLVIVAVSIIVSRRITKSMVRIAQGVEQIRSGDLDAQLIISSNDEIGLVAKAINELVQKLKSDIVQLKKLELVRSQFLGNVSHELRTPIFAVQGYLETLLGGAVEDPSVNRSFLEKAQSNLGRLNALLEDLINISQIESGEMKMSLRYFRVNEFLESVGKDYESLAAARNITLKLLLSTKNDDDVFGDKDRLRQVLNNLISNAINYNKPGGEVTITSEKEEHGIQISIKDTGVGIPSEHLSRIFERFYRVDSDRSRALGGTGLGLAIVKHIIEAHGSQVQVESTLGKGSNFRFVLKNS from the coding sequence ATGAAAATACAGACAAAAATCACTGTTACCTATGTTCTGCTTGCACTATTGATTGTTGTCAGTCTCGGTGTATTCACAAGCATGCGCATGGAATCGTACTTCAAAGAACGCTTGGTGGGTGAATTAAGCTACCAAGCCGATTTGGTTCTCTTCATTCTCCAGAAAGACACCACGTACTCGTTCCCACAAATCGATCAGCAGGTTAAGTTGATTGGAGGTCTTGAACACCTTCGTATCACGCTCATCGATGTTCAAGGAAACATATTGGCTGACTCGGATATTCCATTTCCTGATATTACCGGTGTAAAAAATCATCTGGATCGTCCGGAAGTTCAAGATGCGAAGCAGTACGGTATTGGACACGATATCCGTCATAGCACAACTGTTGGTCACGATTTTTTATATATGGCAAAACTTGTAAAGAAATCTCCAAAGAGAACTAGTTTTGAAACTCTTCAGTATATCAGATTGAGTGTCCCGCTCGAAAACGTGCAAGATCAAATCAATAGCATCCGTTCGATCGTGATTGTAGTCGGGTTAGGAGTGCTTTTGGTGATTGTAGCAGTGAGCATTATCGTTTCTCGCCGCATTACAAAATCGATGGTGCGAATTGCCCAGGGTGTGGAACAAATTCGTTCCGGTGATTTAGATGCACAACTTATCATTTCTTCGAACGACGAAATCGGACTTGTCGCAAAGGCTATCAACGAACTCGTACAAAAGCTTAAATCAGATATCGTACAATTAAAAAAATTAGAGCTCGTGAGAAGCCAGTTTCTCGGAAATGTTTCGCACGAACTTCGCACACCAATCTTCGCTGTTCAGGGATACCTGGAAACACTTCTCGGCGGTGCAGTGGAGGATCCATCCGTGAATCGATCGTTTCTAGAAAAAGCGCAGTCGAATCTGGGTCGTCTCAATGCATTGTTGGAAGACCTCATCAACATTTCACAGATTGAATCAGGTGAAATGAAAATGAGTCTTCGTTATTTTCGGGTGAACGAATTCCTTGAATCGGTAGGGAAGGATTATGAATCATTGGCAGCAGCACGAAATATCACATTGAAACTCTTGTTGAGCACAAAAAATGATGATGATGTATTTGGCGATAAGGATCGACTAAGACAAGTTCTGAACAATTTGATCAGCAATGCCATCAACTATAATAAGCCCGGGGGGGAAGTTACGATCACTTCCGAAAAAGAAGAACATGGCATTCAAATAAGTATAAAGGATACGGGCGTGGGTATCCCTTCTGAACATCTTTCGAGAATATTCGAGCGATTCTATCGTGTTGACAGTGACCGATCACGTGCGCTGGGCGGCACGGGACTTGGTCTTGCAATTGTCAAACACATTATAGAAGCGCACGGAAGCCAGGTACAAGTAGAAAGTACATTGGGAAAAGGAAGCAATTTTCGTTTTGTGCTGAAAAACAGTTAA